One genomic region from Listeria monocytogenes encodes:
- a CDS encoding ABC transporter permease, whose product MRLDFSKKTMQDFERDAEVVHATRERSFWRFMLADRRAVFATSVLILITVACIFAFLSPYDPNALSVQDKLMPPNSSHWFGTDDHGRDYLTRVLYGGRVSLLVGVFAMMIAVVVGTLAGTVSGYFGGFIDNMVMRFLDIFMSIPSFFLLMILNAYLKPGISNIIIIIGLLSWMEVARIVRAETLTLKEREFILYSKSSGGGFFHIMFKHIIPNAMPSIVVAASLNVATAILTESALSFLGLGVQQPNASWGSMLNNAQGYVGEATYLALFPGLLILMTILSFNVLGDVLRKGLSRRY is encoded by the coding sequence ATGCGATTAGATTTTTCGAAAAAAACAATGCAAGATTTCGAGCGGGATGCAGAAGTCGTTCACGCAACACGAGAGCGGAGTTTTTGGCGCTTTATGCTTGCTGACCGCCGCGCTGTTTTTGCGACGAGTGTGCTGATACTTATTACGGTGGCTTGTATTTTTGCGTTCCTTTCGCCTTATGACCCTAATGCTCTTTCCGTTCAGGACAAACTGATGCCGCCAAATTCGTCGCACTGGTTTGGGACGGATGACCATGGTCGGGATTACTTGACGCGTGTCTTGTACGGTGGCCGGGTTTCGCTACTTGTCGGTGTGTTTGCGATGATGATTGCCGTTGTCGTTGGAACGCTCGCTGGGACAGTTAGTGGCTACTTTGGTGGCTTCATTGACAATATGGTGATGCGTTTTCTCGATATTTTCATGTCGATTCCGTCATTTTTCCTACTAATGATTTTAAATGCCTACCTAAAACCGGGAATTTCAAATATTATTATCATTATCGGATTGCTTTCTTGGATGGAAGTGGCGCGGATAGTCCGGGCAGAAACCCTGACGCTAAAAGAACGTGAATTCATTTTGTATTCTAAGTCTTCGGGCGGCGGATTTTTCCACATTATGTTCAAGCACATTATTCCAAACGCGATGCCATCGATTGTTGTTGCAGCTTCATTAAACGTCGCTACAGCCATTTTAACCGAGTCGGCACTAAGTTTCCTTGGCCTCGGCGTTCAACAACCTAACGCTTCGTGGGGCAGCATGCTGAACAATGCGCAAGGTTACGTCGGCGAAGCAACTTATTTAGCGCTTTTCCCAGGATTATTAATTTTAATGACGATTCTTTCATTTAACGTTCTTGGCGATGTGCTGAGAAAAGGCTTGTCACGTAGATACTAA
- a CDS encoding metal ABC transporter ATP-binding protein — protein sequence MKYIDIANIGFKYESEPVLENISFQVSAGEFIILTGENGAAKSTLLRIILGILQPDKGSVTFAKKNADGGRLLTGYVPQQIASFNAGFPSTVLELVRSGRFPNGKWFKRLTTKDHAHVEKALKSVEMWDYRHKRIGELSGGQKQRICLARMFATDPDILILDEPQTAMDKQSKIRFYNLLKHEAQVHGKAILMVTHDSEEMEDFVDKHIRLIRKEDVSWKCFSMDLCKEPSKRP from the coding sequence ATGAAATACATCGATATAGCCAATATTGGTTTTAAATACGAATCAGAGCCAGTGCTTGAAAACATTTCTTTTCAAGTGAGTGCGGGAGAATTTATTATACTAACAGGAGAAAACGGAGCAGCTAAATCAACACTGCTCCGTATTATTTTGGGCATTTTACAACCCGATAAAGGTTCCGTGACTTTCGCCAAAAAGAACGCAGATGGCGGGCGACTTTTGACAGGTTATGTACCGCAACAAATAGCTTCATTTAATGCTGGTTTTCCAAGTACAGTTCTCGAATTAGTAAGGTCAGGACGTTTTCCGAATGGTAAATGGTTCAAACGGCTGACTACAAAAGATCATGCGCATGTTGAAAAAGCATTAAAGTCTGTAGAAATGTGGGATTATCGTCATAAACGTATCGGCGAGTTATCTGGTGGACAAAAGCAGCGGATTTGCTTAGCGCGAATGTTTGCAACAGACCCAGATATATTAATTTTGGATGAACCACAGACGGCGATGGATAAACAAAGTAAAATCCGTTTTTATAATTTATTAAAGCATGAAGCGCAAGTACATGGTAAAGCGATTTTGATGGTAACACATGATAGTGAAGAAATGGAAGACTTTGTGGATAAGCATATTCGCCTTATTAGAAAGGAGGATGTGTCATGGAAATGTTTCTCTATGGATTTATGCAAAGAGCCTTCCAAGCGTCCATGA
- a CDS encoding metal ABC transporter substrate-binding protein: protein MKKWSFLVVTVLAFVLVLAGCGTSNDTVSGDKDKLKVVTTFYPMYDFTKNVAGDNASIEMLIDAGTEPHDYEPSAKDIAKIEAADVFVYNSEDMETWVPSVLKSLDSKKLTVIDASKGIELVEGTEEDHDHEHEEEHHHEHDPHVWLSPVLAEQEVTNIQNGLTKADKTKADTYKKNAEKYKEKLKTLDNKFRTAFEGAKQRDFVTQHAAFQYLAKEYDLHQVAIAGLSPDQEPSPARLAELQKYVKENNISTIYFEEVASPKVAETLANETGAKLEVLSPIEGITDKEQKKGMDYIAYMEQNLQALQKTIK from the coding sequence ATGAAGAAATGGTCATTTTTAGTTGTAACAGTGTTAGCGTTCGTTTTAGTTTTGGCCGGATGCGGTACTAGCAACGATACAGTAAGTGGAGATAAGGACAAGCTCAAGGTAGTGACAACTTTTTACCCAATGTACGATTTTACTAAAAATGTAGCGGGAGATAATGCTTCGATTGAAATGTTGATTGATGCGGGGACAGAACCGCATGATTACGAGCCAAGCGCAAAGGATATTGCCAAAATCGAGGCGGCTGATGTTTTCGTTTATAATAGTGAAGACATGGAAACTTGGGTGCCGAGCGTACTTAAAAGCTTAGATTCGAAAAAATTAACCGTGATTGATGCGAGTAAAGGAATCGAGCTAGTAGAAGGAACCGAAGAAGACCATGATCATGAGCACGAAGAAGAGCACCACCATGAACACGATCCTCACGTATGGCTAAGCCCAGTCCTTGCCGAACAAGAAGTAACCAATATCCAGAACGGTCTTACAAAAGCAGATAAAACAAAAGCAGATACATACAAAAAGAACGCAGAAAAATATAAAGAGAAGTTAAAAACACTCGATAATAAATTTAGAACAGCTTTTGAAGGAGCAAAACAACGCGATTTCGTAACCCAACATGCAGCATTCCAATATTTAGCAAAAGAATATGACTTGCATCAAGTGGCAATCGCCGGCCTTTCACCTGACCAAGAACCAAGTCCAGCGCGCTTAGCCGAACTGCAAAAATACGTGAAAGAAAACAACATCAGTACCATTTATTTTGAAGAAGTAGCTTCACCGAAAGTCGCAGAAACACTTGCAAACGAAACCGGTGCAAAATTAGAAGTATTAAGCCCTATCGAAGGAATTACCGATAAAGAACAGAAAAAAGGCATGGATTATATAGCTTATATGGAACAAAATCTTCAAGCCTTGCAAAAAACAATAAAATAA
- a CDS encoding T7SS effector LXG polymorphic toxin: protein MSRIDIGEIQTFAYQLHTANEAGRKSIKDIKNAVKNYTEDGSLKGKAIDASKNYYQMTYFPLCDAIIEAMNESEERLAQYIADFHAQVDGSADARIDADGLYELGKMIDRIEAKKEALAQRMNTGTEGQMQSYRSQLSIAYKQENILEKYLAFEQSHGGFFDNLTDLVRGIQQTIRELQSNIQFNSKTGTYDMSKLNFTTVTRMQNASGKALNDNAKTFNFDEYQKTYRGQMWVLMKNGIVDVEATNAYNAAVLNGELPHDGNAPEQDAEQLKAVLESLKNKKDPITGVDISSVHVISILSGLAFTYTAGRYRGKKISISNHDLWEIRNKNGTQKVIYSANGKPYLRALRRTQFDEVLKNGFPNGTKFNQHAYNSLFKSGRKDIMPDDIIEALSNKPVPSEPGSVKYVNEKTGTSVFVNPETNTVVGIWPQKFKQ, encoded by the coding sequence GTGAGCCGAATTGATATCGGAGAAATACAAACCTTTGCGTACCAACTACATACAGCCAATGAAGCTGGAAGAAAAAGCATCAAAGATATCAAAAATGCTGTGAAAAACTATACCGAAGATGGCAGTTTAAAGGGAAAAGCGATTGACGCGTCAAAAAATTATTACCAAATGACCTATTTTCCTTTGTGTGATGCGATAATCGAAGCCATGAACGAAAGCGAAGAAAGATTAGCGCAATATATAGCTGATTTTCACGCCCAAGTGGATGGTTCGGCTGATGCGAGAATTGATGCGGACGGCTTATACGAACTCGGGAAAATGATTGATCGCATCGAAGCTAAAAAAGAAGCACTAGCCCAGCGGATGAATACTGGAACGGAGGGGCAAATGCAAAGTTATCGCTCCCAGCTGAGTATTGCCTACAAACAGGAAAATATTTTAGAAAAATACTTGGCTTTTGAACAGAGTCATGGCGGCTTTTTTGATAATTTAACGGATTTAGTCCGAGGAATTCAGCAAACTATACGCGAACTCCAGTCGAACATTCAATTTAACAGTAAAACGGGCACCTATGATATGAGCAAGCTGAATTTCACCACCGTAACCCGGATGCAAAACGCCTCAGGAAAAGCATTAAACGACAACGCAAAAACATTCAATTTTGACGAATATCAAAAAACGTACCGCGGTCAAATGTGGGTGTTAATGAAAAATGGTATAGTAGATGTAGAAGCAACGAACGCTTACAATGCCGCCGTGCTTAACGGAGAATTACCACATGATGGGAATGCCCCAGAACAAGATGCGGAACAATTAAAGGCAGTACTAGAATCACTGAAAAACAAAAAAGATCCTATTACTGGAGTAGATATAAGTAGCGTACACGTTATATCTATTCTGAGTGGACTAGCATTTACATATACTGCTGGTAGATACAGAGGAAAGAAAATCAGTATTTCTAATCACGATTTATGGGAAATTAGAAACAAAAACGGCACTCAAAAAGTAATATATAGTGCTAATGGTAAACCTTATCTAAGAGCATTAAGAAGAACTCAATTTGATGAAGTTTTAAAAAACGGTTTCCCTAATGGAACAAAGTTCAATCAACATGCTTATAATTCACTTTTCAAATCTGGTAGAAAAGATATTATGCCTGATGATATCATTGAAGCACTAAGTAATAAACCAGTGCCATCAGAACCTGGAAGCGTAAAATATGTAAATGAAAAAACTGGAACTTCTGTATTTGTTAACCCTGAAACAAATACAGTTGTTGGAATATGGCCTCAAAAATTTAAACAGTAA
- a CDS encoding peptide ABC transporter substrate-binding protein, whose protein sequence is MHFLKKTLPIFAILTVLLLTACGNDNEKSTTKTSPDKIKFLETSELLTLNTTAEEDFTSFTAQNQVFEGLYTLDQKDNFVPGVADGMPEISTDQTKYTIKLKKNAKWSDGSQVTADDFVYAWRRAVDPKTAPGYSALFKDSIKNATEINEGKLPVTDLGVVATDPTTLEITLKKPVPYFISLLSFETFFPQKESYVKKQGDKYGTDSAHTLYNGPFVMKDWGGNITNKWTYAKNDQYWDKDNVKVNEIDVQVAKDINAGVNLYNTNEADRVPLSGDFAKQYKDKKDFQTEKDALISYLRMNQKRDGKATPLANNSLRHALNLAVDKKQLTDRILGDGSFPANGLLPKDFVQNPTTGADFRTDSGDHLVYNKEEALKYWKQAQKELGTDKVTIELLGDDQETTKTIFAYLKAQFEDNLPGVTIKVKNMPSKSATQLTSDGNYDLSLAAWMPDFKDPWTYSSLFLSDYFNNHMSYNSPAYDKLVKSTDTTLATKPEERWNAFVASEKVLLDDDAAILPLYQHQTAVLQRTDITGVQKHAFGSPYSYKFIRVEK, encoded by the coding sequence ATGCATTTTTTAAAGAAAACATTGCCTATTTTTGCCATTTTGACAGTACTTTTACTCACAGCATGCGGAAATGACAATGAAAAATCTACGACAAAAACTTCCCCGGACAAAATTAAATTTCTTGAAACCAGTGAATTACTGACTTTAAATACGACAGCTGAGGAAGACTTTACTAGCTTTACCGCACAAAACCAAGTCTTCGAGGGATTATACACACTTGATCAAAAAGATAACTTTGTTCCTGGGGTTGCTGACGGAATGCCAGAAATCAGCACTGACCAAACGAAATATACCATTAAATTAAAGAAAAACGCGAAATGGTCCGATGGTTCCCAAGTAACTGCCGATGATTTCGTCTACGCGTGGCGCCGTGCCGTTGATCCAAAAACCGCACCGGGCTACTCCGCACTTTTCAAAGATTCAATCAAAAATGCCACTGAAATCAATGAAGGCAAACTACCTGTAACTGACCTTGGTGTCGTTGCAACGGACCCAACAACGCTTGAAATCACACTAAAAAAACCAGTTCCATACTTCATTTCACTTCTTTCTTTTGAAACATTTTTCCCACAAAAAGAAAGTTATGTGAAAAAACAAGGCGACAAATACGGGACAGATAGTGCGCATACTTTATACAATGGCCCTTTTGTCATGAAAGATTGGGGCGGCAACATTACGAATAAATGGACTTACGCGAAAAACGACCAATATTGGGACAAAGATAATGTCAAAGTAAATGAAATTGATGTGCAAGTCGCGAAAGATATTAATGCTGGCGTGAACCTTTATAATACAAACGAGGCTGACCGCGTTCCACTTTCAGGCGATTTTGCGAAACAATACAAAGACAAGAAAGATTTCCAAACGGAAAAAGATGCGCTCATCAGTTACTTGCGCATGAATCAAAAACGCGACGGTAAAGCGACTCCACTGGCGAACAATTCCTTGCGTCATGCGCTTAATTTAGCTGTCGATAAGAAACAATTAACAGACCGGATTTTAGGCGACGGCTCATTCCCAGCGAACGGACTTCTTCCAAAAGATTTCGTCCAAAACCCAACAACGGGCGCTGATTTCCGCACAGATAGCGGCGACCATTTAGTTTATAACAAAGAAGAAGCTTTAAAATACTGGAAACAAGCACAAAAAGAACTTGGCACTGACAAAGTAACAATCGAACTGCTCGGCGATGACCAAGAAACAACGAAAACCATTTTCGCTTATTTGAAAGCGCAGTTTGAAGATAATTTACCAGGCGTGACAATTAAAGTGAAAAATATGCCTTCGAAGAGCGCGACACAGCTAACTTCTGATGGTAATTATGACTTGTCACTGGCTGCTTGGATGCCTGACTTTAAGGATCCGTGGACGTATAGTAGTTTATTCTTATCCGATTACTTTAATAACCATATGAGCTACAACAGTCCTGCTTATGATAAACTTGTAAAATCGACTGATACAACACTTGCGACGAAGCCTGAAGAACGTTGGAATGCGTTCGTAGCTTCTGAGAAAGTTCTGCTTGATGATGACGCGGCGATCTTACCACTTTATCAACATCAAACAGCGGTGTTGCAACGTACGGATATTACGGGCGTGCAGAAACATGCTTTTGGTTCGCCTTATAGTTATAAGTTTATTCGGGTGGAGAAGTAA
- the cdiI gene encoding ribonuclease toxin immunity protein CdiI: protein MFHERIKNSDLINEKQYPVKVVFDEISDEEFISIITSVSKGEGFGVESGTCLFPGDLDEYDIAQGEGFNGVEFGLYSGSEIVIDYKQFYYYLNIICNRYVESYPEKKLLLDNELKKYQELYSI, encoded by the coding sequence GTGTTTCATGAAAGAATAAAAAATAGCGATTTAATTAATGAAAAACAATACCCTGTAAAAGTAGTTTTTGATGAAATTTCTGATGAAGAATTTATTTCAATAATAACTTCCGTTTCAAAAGGAGAGGGATTTGGAGTGGAATCGGGTACATGTCTTTTTCCGGGAGACTTAGATGAATATGATATTGCTCAGGGGGAAGGGTTTAACGGAGTAGAGTTTGGATTATACTCTGGAAGTGAAATAGTGATTGATTATAAACAATTTTATTATTATTTGAATATTATATGTAACAGGTATGTGGAATCCTACCCCGAAAAAAAATTACTCCTAGATAATGAGTTAAAAAAATATCAAGAATTGTATTCAATATAG
- a CDS encoding metal ABC transporter permease, with protein sequence MEMFLYGFMQRAFQASMIIAIIAPLLGVFLIIRRQSLMADTLSHVSLAGVAFGLVLNVNPSVTTLIVVVIAALGIEYLRGVYATYSELSIAILMAGGLAVALVLMSLNQGGITTSVQQYLFGSIVTISKAQVQLLVILGVAIVVLFLVFKRFMFVLTFSEDVAVAEGVPVRLISLLFSVVTGIAIAVIMPIAGALLVSALIILPAAIGMRISKGFLMCVISAILIGLVGMFSGLVSSYQLGTPPGATITLMFIILFIISTVVLKLIRK encoded by the coding sequence ATGGAAATGTTTCTCTATGGATTTATGCAAAGAGCCTTCCAAGCGTCCATGATAATCGCTATTATTGCTCCTCTTTTAGGAGTTTTCTTGATTATCCGAAGACAGTCACTTATGGCAGATACGCTTTCGCATGTGTCGCTTGCGGGGGTTGCTTTTGGATTGGTTTTAAATGTGAATCCCAGTGTGACAACGCTTATTGTAGTAGTTATTGCGGCACTTGGAATTGAGTATTTGCGCGGAGTTTATGCAACTTATTCAGAGTTGTCCATTGCGATACTAATGGCTGGTGGACTTGCTGTGGCGTTAGTTCTGATGAGTTTAAATCAGGGTGGAATTACAACAAGCGTGCAGCAATACTTATTTGGTTCGATTGTAACAATCAGTAAGGCGCAAGTGCAGCTGTTGGTAATTTTAGGAGTAGCTATCGTAGTATTGTTCTTAGTATTTAAAAGGTTTATGTTTGTACTTACTTTTAGTGAAGATGTTGCAGTTGCAGAAGGAGTCCCTGTAAGATTGATTTCGCTTTTATTCAGTGTGGTTACTGGGATTGCGATTGCGGTTATTATGCCAATAGCCGGAGCATTACTCGTTTCAGCGCTCATTATACTACCAGCTGCAATCGGTATGCGAATTTCAAAAGGGTTCCTGATGTGTGTTATTAGTGCAATTCTGATTGGCTTAGTCGGAATGTTTTCCGGCCTTGTGTCTTCCTACCAACTAGGAACCCCACCTGGCGCAACAATTACCTTAATGTTTATCATTCTTTTCATTATTTCGACTGTTGTTTTAAAACTAATACGAAAATGA
- a CDS encoding DUF3130 domain-containing protein has protein sequence MSEIKVKEATLKKHATKLESKGKSAEYLPMKGGNMAYSRANSINHFRTALFDLVDAVDNFQNVVGTDAKRLKELGASYTRKDQELERSMGLGGK, from the coding sequence ATGAGTGAAATAAAAGTTAAAGAAGCAACATTAAAAAAACACGCGACAAAACTAGAATCTAAAGGGAAATCAGCTGAATATTTACCGATGAAAGGTGGCAATATGGCCTATAGTCGAGCCAATTCCATCAACCATTTTCGAACAGCACTGTTTGATTTGGTAGACGCGGTGGACAATTTTCAAAATGTGGTAGGAACGGATGCCAAAAGATTGAAAGAATTAGGCGCATCATATACTCGTAAAGACCAAGAGCTTGAACGGAGCATGGGATTGGGGGGTAAATAA